A genomic window from Streptomyces sp. HUAS YS2 includes:
- a CDS encoding molybdopterin-dependent oxidoreductase has translation MRVSSPPPLPADPPTPTARLLASVAGVVAGYAALAVAELVAAAVRPEAGPVTAVGGSAIDLTPAPLKEWAIRTFGESDKTVLQLGILVVLAVVAVLLGQWELWRRGAGAAGLLAFGVIGAVAAATRPDAGSAADALPSLVGAAAGAGLLYWLVGRLVARPGAPAGSRRRFLLAAGATALAATGVAALGRSLGANRSKDAEASRADVRLPRPDEPVPPRPRGTQLAVAGISPFITPNKDFYRVDTALVVPKIDAARWRLRVHGLGVTKELTLTFQDLLDRPVIERDLTLNCVSNEVGGPYIGNARWTGVRLADLLRKAGVRPPSRGGPADQLVARSVDEMTIGTPVEDVMDGRDALLAFGMNGVPLPFTHGFPVRMLVPGLYGYVSACKWIEEIELTTFDAYDAYWARNGWAARAPVKTQSRIDTPRDQARLRAGTVVVAGVAWAQRRGIERVEVQVDEGPWERAELAASDGPDTWRQWFLRWRATPGEHTLTVRATDGSGETQTARRTGTMPDGATGRHTIRVRVE, from the coding sequence GTGCGGGTGAGCTCCCCGCCCCCGCTCCCGGCCGACCCGCCCACCCCTACCGCCCGCCTGCTCGCCTCCGTCGCGGGCGTGGTGGCCGGCTACGCAGCGCTCGCGGTGGCCGAGCTGGTCGCCGCAGCCGTGCGGCCCGAGGCCGGCCCCGTGACCGCGGTCGGCGGCTCGGCGATCGACCTGACGCCCGCGCCCCTCAAGGAATGGGCGATCCGCACATTCGGCGAGAGCGACAAGACGGTCCTTCAGCTCGGCATTCTGGTCGTCCTCGCCGTCGTCGCCGTGCTGCTCGGGCAGTGGGAGCTGTGGCGGCGGGGCGCCGGCGCCGCGGGCCTGCTGGCCTTCGGCGTCATCGGCGCGGTCGCTGCCGCGACCCGGCCCGACGCCGGCTCCGCCGCGGACGCCCTGCCATCCCTGGTGGGCGCGGCGGCCGGGGCCGGCCTGCTGTACTGGCTGGTCGGACGGCTCGTCGCCCGCCCCGGAGCGCCCGCCGGGTCCCGGCGCCGCTTTCTCCTCGCGGCCGGCGCGACGGCCCTGGCCGCCACCGGCGTGGCCGCCCTCGGCCGGTCCCTCGGCGCGAACCGCTCGAAGGACGCGGAGGCGTCCCGCGCGGACGTGCGGTTGCCCCGCCCCGACGAGCCGGTCCCGCCGCGCCCCCGCGGCACGCAGCTCGCCGTCGCCGGCATCAGCCCGTTCATCACCCCGAACAAGGACTTCTACCGCGTCGACACCGCCCTGGTGGTCCCCAAGATCGACGCCGCGCGCTGGCGGCTGCGCGTCCACGGCCTCGGGGTGACCAAGGAACTCACGCTCACCTTCCAGGATCTGCTGGACCGTCCGGTGATCGAGCGCGACCTCACCCTCAACTGCGTCTCCAACGAGGTCGGCGGCCCCTACATCGGCAACGCCCGCTGGACCGGCGTCCGGCTCGCCGACCTGCTTCGCAAAGCCGGCGTGCGCCCGCCGTCGCGCGGCGGTCCGGCCGACCAGCTCGTGGCCCGCTCCGTCGACGAGATGACGATCGGCACCCCCGTCGAGGACGTCATGGACGGCCGCGACGCCCTGCTCGCCTTCGGGATGAACGGCGTGCCGCTGCCCTTCACGCACGGCTTCCCGGTCCGGATGCTCGTTCCAGGCCTGTACGGATACGTCTCCGCCTGCAAGTGGATCGAGGAGATCGAGCTCACCACCTTCGACGCCTACGACGCGTACTGGGCGCGCAACGGCTGGGCGGCCCGAGCGCCCGTCAAGACGCAGTCCCGCATCGACACTCCGCGGGACCAGGCCCGGCTGCGCGCCGGGACGGTCGTCGTCGCGGGCGTCGCCTGGGCGCAGCGCCGCGGCATCGAACGCGTGGAGGTGCAGGTGGACGAGGGCCCATGGGAGCGGGCCGAACTCGCCGCGTCGGACGGCCCGGACACCTGGCGGCAGTGGTTCCTGCGGTGGCGGGCGACCCCGGGCGAGCACACCCTGACGGTCCGCGCGACCGACGGAAGCGGCGAGACGCAGACCGCCCGGCGCACCGGCACGATGCCGGACGGTGCGACCGGGCGGCACACGATCAGGGTCCGCGTGGAGTGA
- a CDS encoding helix-turn-helix domain-containing protein: MDRETQSPRNGAPHPRGDIGRRVAARRHELGLSREELALRAGSAPGYIQYLEEQPATPGVAFLLRLADALETTVPVLTGAIPGGRPYTALLRTVELDAAECWDLLDAHGLGRIALTTPDGPAVLPVNYLVTDGEVAFRSSSTSTSTRSGSSARPTAAGPDVAFEADHIDEMSGQGWSVLLVGPVHDVTDPTVVERLAARADGGPWTGGEDSHWTLLAPRRVTGRRILLAGS, encoded by the coding sequence ATGGACCGAGAGACGCAGTCGCCCCGCAACGGGGCCCCGCACCCGCGCGGCGACATCGGCCGCAGGGTGGCGGCCCGACGGCACGAGCTCGGGCTGTCCCGTGAGGAGCTGGCGCTCCGGGCGGGCTCCGCGCCCGGCTACATCCAGTACCTGGAGGAACAGCCCGCCACGCCCGGCGTCGCCTTCCTGCTCCGGCTCGCCGACGCGCTGGAGACCACGGTGCCGGTCCTGACCGGCGCGATCCCGGGCGGCCGGCCGTACACGGCGCTGCTGCGCACCGTGGAACTCGACGCCGCCGAATGCTGGGACCTGCTCGACGCGCACGGCCTCGGCCGGATCGCCCTGACCACCCCCGACGGCCCTGCCGTCCTCCCGGTGAACTACCTGGTCACGGACGGCGAGGTGGCGTTCCGCAGCAGCAGCACCAGCACCAGCACCAGAAGCGGCAGCAGCGCTCGGCCGACCGCCGCCGGCCCCGATGTGGCCTTCGAGGCCGACCACATCGACGAGATGTCCGGGCAGGGCTGGAGCGTCCTGCTCGTCGGTCCGGTCCACGACGTCACCGACCCCACCGTCGTCGAACGGCTGGCCGCCCGCGCGGACGGCGGCCCCTGGACGGGCGGCGAGGACAGTCACTGGACGCTGCTCGCCCCCCGTCGCGTCACCGGCCGTCGGATCCTGCTCGCGGGCTCCTGA
- a CDS encoding CBS domain-containing protein yields the protein MRHRSVADLMTPTAVAVQRGTPFKEIARLLDEYGITAVPVVDDAERPVGVVSEADLLRRHTEKNGPSTAEGMMSSPAVVARPAWSAVEAARVMERHRIKRLPVVDGDGRLIGVLSRSDLLQLFLRRDRAIQEEILEEIVTRTLGLPPSAVTIDVDEGRVTLSGTLPRRSLGPIVVRLCESVDGVVEVEDRLGYEEDEALGA from the coding sequence ATGAGGCACAGGAGTGTCGCCGATCTCATGACCCCGACGGCGGTCGCCGTGCAGCGCGGCACACCGTTCAAGGAGATCGCGCGGCTGCTCGACGAGTACGGCATCACCGCCGTGCCCGTCGTCGACGACGCCGAACGGCCCGTGGGGGTCGTGTCCGAGGCCGATCTACTGCGCCGTCACACCGAGAAGAACGGGCCGAGCACCGCCGAGGGCATGATGTCCAGCCCCGCGGTCGTGGCCCGGCCGGCCTGGAGCGCCGTCGAGGCGGCGCGGGTGATGGAGCGGCACCGCATCAAGCGGCTGCCGGTGGTGGACGGCGACGGACGGCTCATCGGCGTCCTGAGCCGCAGCGATCTGCTGCAGCTGTTCCTGCGCCGCGACCGGGCGATCCAGGAGGAGATCCTGGAGGAGATCGTCACCCGCACGCTCGGGCTGCCGCCGTCCGCCGTCACGATCGACGTCGACGAGGGCCGCGTGACGCTGAGCGGCACGTTGCCGCGCCGGAGCCTCGGCCCGATCGTCGTCCGGCTGTGCGAGAGCGTGGACGGCGTGGTGGAGGTGGAAGACCGGCTGGGGTACGAGGAGGACGAAGCGCTGGGAGCGTGA
- a CDS encoding DUF1876 domain-containing protein has product MTRTVQWTVGLSLTEDEGTTRARAELDTGTSTLTGKGTARCNPSDVDVPVIGDELAASRAMKDLAAQLMREANRDMEAVGAGTVPQHTGPGYGWPEAVT; this is encoded by the coding sequence ATGACACGTACGGTGCAGTGGACGGTCGGCCTGAGCCTGACCGAGGACGAGGGCACGACGAGGGCCCGTGCGGAGCTCGACACGGGCACATCGACGCTCACCGGCAAGGGAACCGCCCGGTGCAACCCGTCGGACGTCGACGTCCCCGTGATCGGCGACGAACTGGCGGCCAGCCGCGCCATGAAGGACCTCGCGGCGCAGCTGATGCGAGAGGCCAACCGGGACATGGAGGCCGTCGGCGCGGGGACCGTGCCGCAGCACACCGGCCCCGGCTACGGCTGGCCGGAGGCGGTCACCTGA
- a CDS encoding VOC family protein yields the protein MARDLDAAQRFYGEVLGWRFRPSELGPEFSVGFLGGRPLAGIGAMAGSLSVPVAWTPYFAVDDADVAAARIRERIGTVAVGPLSFGTGRAALAADPQGAVFGIWEGKAIPDWRSDADDDGGPAWLELRTRDAFAAAIFYGEVLDWAGGRPDCVQVSYEGEHVVLRHGGMAVARLSGGAVEEAPDPQIRPRWHVHFRVPDVAAATDTAVRLGGSVVRGVHSGGAGHWTTLRDPDGGLFTIGESGTAAPAAPTRTEA from the coding sequence ATGGCACGCGACCTCGACGCGGCGCAGCGTTTCTACGGAGAGGTCCTGGGCTGGCGGTTCCGGCCGTCCGAGCTCGGACCCGAGTTCTCGGTGGGCTTCCTCGGCGGGCGCCCCCTGGCCGGTATCGGCGCCATGGCCGGGAGCCTGTCCGTGCCCGTCGCCTGGACCCCGTACTTCGCCGTCGACGACGCCGACGTCGCCGCCGCACGGATCCGCGAGCGCATCGGCACCGTCGCCGTCGGCCCGCTGTCCTTCGGCACCGGACGCGCCGCCCTCGCCGCCGACCCGCAGGGCGCCGTGTTCGGCATCTGGGAGGGAAAGGCCATCCCGGACTGGCGTTCCGACGCCGACGACGACGGCGGCCCCGCCTGGCTGGAACTGCGCACCCGGGACGCCTTCGCCGCGGCGATCTTCTACGGCGAGGTCCTCGACTGGGCGGGTGGCCGGCCCGACTGCGTACAGGTCTCGTACGAGGGTGAGCACGTCGTCCTCCGGCACGGCGGAATGGCCGTGGCGCGGCTGAGCGGAGGCGCGGTCGAGGAGGCCCCCGACCCACAGATCCGGCCCCGCTGGCACGTGCACTTCCGGGTGCCCGACGTGGCCGCCGCCACCGACACCGCGGTGCGGCTCGGCGGAAGCGTCGTACGAGGCGTGCACAGCGGCGGCGCGGGCCATTGGACGACCCTGCGCGACCCGGACGGCGGGCTGTTCACGATCGGCGAGTCCGGAACCGCCGCACCTGCCGCGCCCACCCGCACGGAGGCCTGA
- a CDS encoding L,D-transpeptidase, with the protein MAPVHRSVKSWGAVSVVAGVVLLTAAARPAGPDRPADDGGSSAGDGTAVVSVARTFADAGAVLDDCGGADGVCAATGAVHRTAVLTTRPGQDAAGTDAGPALPDLPAWPGGPVEIRLKSPGGLADITVADSRGRRLAGVVSPNGTRWTSTGQVPAGHRYTVRIAVEDAGRGAAGERRFTRLHFATAPAPAASDEGRLTVAFGPGPGRYGVGQPLTAELSHPVPAGNAHARAHVERALEVHSQPRVEGAWHWVGPTTLHYRPRTYWPIHATVHVRSALDGVQITDALVGGPSRPLTIGTGDRVEAVTDVAAHLMTVRRNGQIVRTIPVTTGKAGYRTRGGIKVVLGKEPLVRMRGDSIGISKKSKDFYDLKVRWATRVTWSGEYLHAAPWSLDAQGTDNVSHGCTGMSTEDAAWLFAAVREGDIVQVVNGEGEEMTPFDNGFGDWNLRWPDWQRGSAQGPALSREAEATGPLHPEV; encoded by the coding sequence ATGGCGCCGGTGCACAGGTCGGTCAAGAGCTGGGGAGCCGTCTCCGTGGTGGCGGGGGTCGTCCTGCTGACCGCAGCCGCCCGGCCTGCGGGCCCGGACCGGCCCGCGGACGACGGCGGCTCGTCCGCCGGCGACGGCACCGCGGTCGTCTCCGTCGCCCGTACGTTCGCCGACGCCGGGGCGGTACTGGACGACTGCGGCGGCGCCGACGGGGTCTGTGCCGCGACCGGCGCGGTGCACCGCACGGCCGTACTCACCACCCGCCCCGGCCAGGACGCCGCGGGCACCGACGCCGGACCCGCCCTGCCGGACCTGCCCGCCTGGCCCGGCGGGCCCGTCGAGATCCGGCTCAAGTCCCCGGGCGGACTGGCCGACATCACGGTCGCCGACAGCCGCGGCCGCCGCCTCGCCGGGGTCGTGAGCCCCAACGGAACGCGCTGGACCAGCACCGGACAGGTGCCGGCCGGCCACCGGTACACCGTCCGGATCGCCGTAGAGGACGCGGGCCGCGGCGCGGCCGGCGAACGCCGTTTCACGCGCCTGCACTTCGCCACCGCCCCCGCCCCCGCCGCCTCCGACGAAGGCCGGCTCACCGTCGCGTTCGGGCCCGGCCCCGGCCGCTACGGCGTCGGCCAGCCGCTGACCGCCGAACTCAGCCACCCCGTGCCGGCCGGGAACGCTCACGCGCGGGCCCACGTGGAACGCGCCCTGGAGGTCCACTCCCAGCCCCGCGTCGAGGGCGCCTGGCACTGGGTCGGCCCCACCACCCTGCACTACCGGCCTCGCACCTACTGGCCGATCCATGCCACCGTCCACGTCCGCTCCGCACTCGACGGCGTCCAGATCACCGACGCGCTCGTCGGCGGCCCCTCCCGCCCGCTCACCATCGGCACCGGCGACCGCGTCGAGGCCGTCACGGACGTCGCCGCCCACCTCATGACCGTCCGTCGCAACGGCCAGATCGTCCGCACCATCCCCGTCACCACCGGCAAGGCCGGCTACCGGACGCGCGGCGGCATCAAGGTCGTCCTCGGCAAGGAACCCCTGGTCCGCATGCGCGGCGACTCCATCGGCATCTCCAAGAAGAGCAAGGACTTCTACGACCTCAAGGTGCGCTGGGCGACCCGCGTCACCTGGAGCGGCGAGTACCTGCACGCCGCCCCCTGGTCCCTGGACGCTCAGGGCACCGACAACGTCAGCCACGGCTGCACGGGCATGAGCACCGAGGACGCCGCCTGGCTCTTCGCGGCGGTGCGCGAGGGCGACATCGTCCAGGTGGTCAACGGCGAGGGCGAGGAGATGACCCCCTTCGACAACGGCTTCGGCGACTGGAACCTCCGCTGGCCCGACTGGCAACGCGGCAGCGCCCAGGGCCCCGCCCTGAGCCGCGAAGCAGAGGCCACCGGGCCTCTGCACCCCGAGGTCTGA
- a CDS encoding SRPBCC family protein yields the protein MFAELGEAGDPGGVSDRARSPGGRTNECQMEQHAWGCGGPAAPMTAWEQTPMDSNAFVYTTYILTTPDDLWKALTDPELTRQYWGVAFESEWTVGATMVWDEAGRKTADPEQVVLEAVPGRRLSYTWHTFTEEWARIAGIGEDALARLAAERRSKVSYEIEPSGDIVKLTVVHDDLEPGGTIRGLIGEGWPVLLSSLKTLLETGEPLPEPAR from the coding sequence TTGTTCGCCGAGCTGGGCGAGGCGGGTGACCCCGGCGGCGTGTCGGACCGGGCCCGCTCGCCCGGCGGTCGTACGAACGAATGCCAGATGGAGCAGCACGCCTGGGGGTGCGGCGGTCCCGCCGCCCCGATGACCGCATGGGAGCAGACCCCGATGGACAGCAACGCGTTCGTCTACACCACGTACATCCTCACCACGCCCGACGACCTCTGGAAGGCGCTGACCGACCCGGAACTCACCCGGCAGTACTGGGGCGTGGCCTTCGAGTCGGAGTGGACCGTCGGGGCGACGATGGTCTGGGACGAGGCGGGCCGGAAGACGGCGGACCCGGAGCAGGTGGTCCTGGAGGCGGTGCCCGGCCGCCGGCTCTCGTACACGTGGCACACCTTCACGGAGGAGTGGGCGCGGATCGCCGGGATCGGGGAGGACGCGCTCGCCCGGCTCGCGGCCGAGCGGCGCTCGAAGGTGAGCTACGAGATCGAACCGTCCGGGGACATCGTCAAGCTGACGGTCGTGCACGACGACCTCGAGCCCGGCGGCACCATCCGCGGCCTCATCGGCGAGGGCTGGCCGGTCCTGCTCTCCAGCCTCAAGACGCTGCTCGAAACCGGCGAACCGCTGCCCGAACCCGCGCGCTGA